The Pseudoliparis swirei isolate HS2019 ecotype Mariana Trench chromosome 1, NWPU_hadal_v1, whole genome shotgun sequence genome has a window encoding:
- the vps28 gene encoding vacuolar protein sorting-associated protein 28 homolog — protein sequence MFHGIPVTGGVGGVPANKPELYEEVKLYKNAREREKYDNMAELFAVVKTIQALEKAYIKDCVTPNEYTASCSRLLVQYKAAFKQVQGSDVGSIDDFCRKYRLDCPLAMERIKEDRPITIKDDKGNLNRCIADIVSLFITVMDKLRLEIRAMDEIQPDLRELMETMNRMSNMPPDSEATDKVSLWLTTLSSMSASDELDDNQVRQMLFDLESAYNAFNRFLHSS from the exons ATGTTCCATGGGATACCAGTTACAGGAGGTGTGGGAGGAG TTCCAGCCAATAAGCCTGAGTTATATGAG GAGGTGAAATTATACAAGAATgcaagagaacgagagaa GTATGACAACATGGCTGAGTTGTTTGCAGTTGTCAAGACTATTCAGGCCCTGGAGAAGGCTTACATCAAAGATTGTGTCACACCGAATGA GTACACTGCTTCCTGTTCCAGGCTGTTGGTTCAGTATAAGGCTGCTTTCAAACAGGTTCAGGGCTCCGATGTAGGCTCCATCGACGATTTCTGCAGGAAATATAGA CTCGACTGCCCACTAGCCATGGAAAGGATTAAGGAGGATCGGCCAATCACTATCAAGGATGACAAAGGGAACCTCAACCGCTGCATTGCAGATATAGTTTCT CTCTTCATCACTGTGATGGACAAGCTGAGACTGGAGATCAGGGCCATGGATGAG ATCCAGCCAGACCTGAGGGAATTAATGGAAACCATGAACAGAATGAGCAACATGCCTCCAGACTCAGAGGCTACGGACAAAGTCAGCCTCTG GTTGACCACCCTCAGCAGCATGTCCGCCTCAGACGAGTTGGATGATAACCAGGTGCGCCAGATGCTATTTGATCTCGAGTCAGCCTACAATGCCTTCAACCgcttcctccactcctcctga
- the LOC130194033 gene encoding aurora kinase A and ninein-interacting protein, whose protein sequence is MKTSKPAQHTSAQEECGVWLDTVQLKGKAKQKRVARPISKMLNPFAEGSGYSLAVALNFTQTKMEMPKTKQSSISTFFAPQGRVFNKMSSSEVPNMDPVQPSSSSTSATNALTAPNPIVSGTKRRLEMLDLYNSEPGVNHEWKRDQVTEAEAALCQEQAAEEQIEEIHPPRSKRGFIAASLLPGDSQPLPQVWSQDPLLTWSQYSEGEFSPTKKEQKNSSAMDVSDSEPTFLNSRQSEDVFGIQINLEDGTSIQKSFKHFHSSQTDQEKANRFLSFMSPRKRSTLSHIEPLSDCKCTEPETASPRKHAPLCMWERADKEQSLESQFKWTKPSTSPLKRKAPKLSCREVGEDSLAMLFTQDSEGFRVIAHRGLQARNPLRDKSNISSVMGRTSAYKSPVEEEEEDEMLFTQDSQGNMVIKH, encoded by the exons ATGAAGACCTCCAAACCAGCGCAACATACCTCTGCTCAAGAGGAATGTGGTGTTTGGCTGGATACTGTGCAACTAAAAGGAAAAGCTAAACAG AAACGAGTTGCCCGACCCATCTCTAAAATGCTGAATCCTTTCGCTGAAGGCAGCGGATATAGTTTGGCTGTGGCACTCAATTTCACCCAGACCAAAATGGAGATGCCAAAGACCAAACAGAGCTCTATATCAACCTTTTTTGCACCTCAGGGCAGAG TTTTCAATAAGATGTCTTCATCTGAAGTGCCAAACATGGATCCAGTGCAGCCTTCTTCATCATCGACCTCGGCCACAAACGCCTTAACTGCACCCAACCCTATAGTATCGGGGACAAAACGAAGACTTGAAATGTTGGACTTGTATAACTCTGAGCCTGGAGTGAATCATGAGTGGAAAAGAGACCAGGTGACTGAGGCGGAAGCAGCACTGTGTCAGGAGCAGGCAGCAGAAGAGCAAATAGAGGAGATACATCCACCACGGAGTAAGAGGGGCTTCATTGCAGCCTCCTTATTGCCAGGTGACAGTCAACCTCTTCCACAGGTGTGGAGTCAGGACCCACTGCTCACTTGGAGCCAGTATTCTGAAGGTGAATTTTCCCCgacaaaaaaagagcaaaaaaacAGCTCAGCAATGGACGTTAGTGACTCTGAGCCAACTTTCCTTAACAGTCGACAAAGTGAGGACGTTTTTGGTATTCAGATTAATCTGGAAGATGGAACCTCAATCCAAAAATCCTTTAAGCATTTTCATTCTTCTCAAACGGATCAAGAGAAAGCAAACAGGTTTTTGTCCTTTATGTCTCCAAGAAAGCGCTCAACTCTCTCTCATATTGAACCTCTTTCAGATTGTAAATGTACAGAGCCAGAAACTGCATCACCTCGAAAACATGCTCCGTTGTGCATGTGGGAAAGAGCTGATAAAGAACAGAGCCTTGAGTCACAGTTCAAGTGGACAAAACCGAGCACCTCTCCCCtaaaaagaaaagcaccaaAGCTGTCCTGCAGAGAGGTCGGTGAGGACAGTCTGGCCATGCTGTTCACACAGGACTCTGAAGGCTTCAGAGTGATTGCACACAGAGGTCTGCAAGCTAGGAATCCCCTCAGAGATAAGAGTAACATAAGCTCTGTGATGGGGAGAACGAGTGCTTACAAATCTcccgtggaggaggaagaggaagacgagatgCTCTTTACTCAAGACTCTCAGGGAAATATGGTCATCAAACACTGA